The Streptococcus viridans genome contains the following window.
ATTGACGATACCTTACGAAATGTTGAGACAGGCTATGTTCCAGCTTCAGTTACCAGAGTGTTTTCACAATTACGAGAAAAAGGAATTTACACAGCCATTGCCAGTGGTCGAGGGATTTTTGGAGTACCAGAAGAAATCAAGGCTCTCCAACCTGATTTCTACGTCACTCTGAATGGTTCCTACGTGATTGATCGTAAGGAGAATGTCATTTATGAAGAAAGATTACCAAATCCACTTGTTCAGGACTTTATTGCATGGGCCAAGCAGGTAGGGATTCATTATGGTTTGGTTGGGAGTCATCAAGCAACTCTTTCAGCTCGGACAGAAGAAATGAGCCGGGCCATTGATCCCATCTATCCAAATTTACCAGTAGATCCTGACTTTGCTACCAAGCATCCCATTTATCAAATGTGGACCTTCGAGACTGGTAAAACATTCGACATCCTCCCAGAAGCTTTAGGGCAGGAATTGCGTTTGGTTCGCTGGCACCCAATCTCATCAGATGTTGTCTTGGATCAGCAATCCAAAGCTCACGGTGTCTCAAAAGTAGTCGAAAAACTGGGTCTCAAACCAGAAAATGTCTTAACGTTTGGGGATGGATTGAATGACATAGAATTATTTGACTATGCTGGTTTAGCGATTGCCATGGGAAACGCTCAAGATGCATTAAAAGCTAAAGCAGATTATGTCACAAAAACCTTAGAAGAAGATGGCATTTTACATGCCTTAGAGGAGTTAAAAATGGTTGAAAAAGAATTGCATTTACCACAAACAAAAATGGATCAAGAAACAGGACCAATTGCGACGATTCATACCAACTATGGAGATCTGAAGATTCGTCTCTTTCCTGATCAAGCACCAAAAACAGTAGCAAACTTTATTGCGCTTGCAAAAGATGGCTACTACAACGGAGTGATTTTCCATCGCATCATTAAAGATTTCATGATCCAAGGTGGGGATCCAACTGGAACAGGTATGGGTGGGGAATCCATTTATGGAGAATCTTTTGAAGATGAATTTTCTGAAGAATTGTACAACATCCGTGGAGCCCTATCCATGGCCAATGCTGGACCAAATACCAACGGTAGTCAATTCTTCATTGTTCAAAACCAACACCTTCCTTATTCTAAAAAGGAAATTGCCCGCGGTGGTTGGCCTGAAGCTATCGCAGAAATTTATGCGGAAGAAGGAGGAACACCTCATTTGGACCGTCGTCACACAGTGTTCGGTCAGTTGATGGATGAAGCTTCTTATCAAGTATTGGATACAATTGCGGCAGTAGAGACAGGTGCCATGGACAAACCTAAAGAAGATGTGGTCATGGAATCGATTGACATTGAGGGAAAAGCATGAGAATCGGGGATAAACTGAAGGGTGTTGTGACAGGCTTGCAACCTTATGGAGCCTTTGTTGAATTAGAGACAGGGGTAACCGGTTTGATCCATATTTCTGAAATCCGCAGTGGATATATCGACAACATTCATGATATCTTAAAAATTGGGGATCAAGTTTGTACCCAGGTTATTGATATAGATGAATACTCTGAGAAGGCTAGCTTGTCCCTTCGAACCTTAGAAGCTGGGAACAGAAAGCAGTTTCGCCACCATCGTTTTTCAAATGATCGCCATAAGATCGGTTTTACTCCTTTAGCCAAGCAATTACCTATTTGGATTAAAGAAAGTAAAGAATTTTTGAGTGACACTAGTCAAGGAAAATAAAAATTTGTTTCTACAGATAGAAGAAAAAGAGGCTACATCGTAGCCTCTTTCTTATTCTTGATCAAAATCGTAAAGGGTAGTTGAAAGGTAACGTTCTCCATTATCCGGTGCTAAAGCCAAGACTTTTTTACCAGCTCCAAGCTCTTTAGCGACTTCAATTGCTGCATAGATAGCGGCAGCAGATGAAATTCCAACTAAGAATCCTTCTTTTCCACCAATGTAGCGACCTAATTCCAAGGCTTGATCAGAAGTGACACGGATTACGCCATCATAAGAATTGGTATCCAGCGTTTCAGGAATGAAACCTGCTGACAATCCTTGGATTTTGTGTGGCCCAGGTTTTTCACCAGAAAGAATCGCTGATTCATCTGCTTCGACTGCATAGACTTGGACAGCTGGGTTAACTTTTTTCAAGGCATGAGAAACACCTGAAATAGTTCCACCAGTTCCAACACCACTGACGTAAGCATCCAATCCATTTGGTCCAAAAGCTTCTAAAATTTCTTGACCTGTTGTTGCTTCATGGACTTCTGGGTTGGCGCTATTGTTAAATTGGAGGGGAAGGAAACCGTTTCGTTCTGCAGCGATTTCTTCTGCTTTAGCGATAGCTCCTTTCATTCCTTCACTACCTGGAGTTAAGACAAGTTCTGCTCCATAAGCTTGAATGATTTTTCGACGTTCAACACTCATGGTTTCAGGCATGACGATGACGACTTTATACCCTTTGGCAGCCCCGACCCATGACAAACCAATTCCTGTATTTCCGCTGGTTGCTTCAACGATAGTAGAACCGGGTTGAAGAAGACCATCTCGTTCTGCTTTTTCAATCATGCTAAGAGCAATCCGGTCTTTAACAGATGAACCAGGGTTGAAGGCTTCTAATTTAACATAGACATCAGCAGCCCCTTCAGGTACTAAGTGGTTCAATTTTACAATAGGTGTTTTTCCGATTAATTCTGTAATATTTTGATAGATTGGCATACGATATACACTCCTTTGTTAGTGTATTCAGTATACCGTCAGTAAGAAGGTTTGTAAAATATAAAAAAGCTATCGAAGTGATAGCCTTTTTTTATAGCTGAATGGGGATTTCCACTTCCTTTAATCCCTGGTCACTAATCTCAATTTTTCCATGGTAAAAATCAATCAGGTCCGCAATCACATCTTCTTTATGCTCCTTATCTACGTAGACAAGACTAAAGACAGCATCGGTGAAGTCTGTCTGGAATTCTGCTAATTGGTGAGCAGATAGAAAGTTCGCAAACTCTTGGTATTGGGGATAAGTCAAGGTAATCCCTAAACCAACCTGCTCCTTGATTTCAACGAGACCAATTTCTTTCACAGCCTGAGCGACGCTACCAGCATAAGCGCGGATAAGACCGCCTGCACCTAGCTTGATCCCACCAAAATAACGAGTGACAACGCAACAGACATTGGTCAGTCCATGATTCTCTAAAACACCAAGCATGGGAACTCCAGCAGTTCCACTCGGTTCGCCATCGTCACTGGTCCGTTTAATTTCAAATTGTTCTCCGATGACAAAAGCAGAACAATTGTGAGTTGCCTTATAATGTTCCTTTTTGATAGCGGCTATAAAGTCGCGAGCTTCCTCTTCAGAATAAACTCGTTTAACATGGCAAAGAAAGCGGGATTTTTTAATTTCTTCTTGGACGAGACCGTCCTCTTTAAAAGTCTTGTATTCCATACATTTATTTTACAAAAAAACTCTTAAAACTGCGAGCTTTTACGAATATATAAGTATGAAACTTGAAGATTGTTATGGACGTTTGTTCACCCAAGACCAACTGGAGGATGACCTGCTTGAGCAGGCTCAGCAACTACCAGCTATGGTGAAGGAAAAGACGGCGTTGATTTGTAATCGGTGCGGAACCCAGATTGATAAGGCTAGATGGAAACTACAGATAGGAAGCTACTATTGTAGAGCATGCATTCAATTAGGAAGAGTTAGAAGCGACCAAGCACTCTACTACTTTCCCCAACAAGCCTTTCCGCAAGAAGAAGTCTTAAGATGGCAGGGGACCTTAACGCCCTTTCAGAGTCGGGTTTCCCAGGAGTTGGTTCAATCCTTAACAGAAAGCAAGCCAATGATGGTACACGCGGTAACAGGAGCAGGTAAAACGGAAATGATGTACCAAGTGGTGGCGGAAATGATTAAAAAAGGGAGATGTGTGTGCATTGCTACACCAAGGATTGACGTGTGTATTGAATTGTATAAACGGATGACGCTGGACTTTTCCTGTCCCATCTCCTTGTTGCACGGTGACTCAGACCCTTATTTCCGAACGCCTCTTGTCATATCTACTACTCATCAACTACTCAAATTTTATCAAGCTTTCGATCTCCTCATAATCGATGAAGTCGATGCCTTTCCTTTTGTTAACAACCCTGTTCTCTATCATGCCGTTTCAAATGCCGTAACCAAAAACGGGAAGCTCATCTATTTGACAGCTACTTCTACAGAAGAATTGGATAAAAAAGTAAAAAAACAGGAGATAAAACGCGTTAGCTTACCTAGACGCTTTCATGGCAACCCCCTTGTGGTCCCTAAGAAAGTATGGTTAAAAGATCTACGTAAAAAAATAGAAAAGAAACAAGTGCCAACGAAGTTGCTTAAGCTAATAAAAGAACAACGGAAAACCTCCTTCCCCCTAATCCTATTTGTATCAGAAATTGAATTAGGAGACAAAATCCTCAGTCTATTAAGAAGGGACTTCAAGAATGAGATCATTGAACTAGTAACCTCAAAAACGGATAATAGGTTGGAACTGGTAGAAAAATTTCGCAACCAAGAAATTACCATCCTTGTTTCAACGACAATCCTGGAACGAGGAGTCACCTTCCCGAAAGTCGATGTGTTTGTAATTGAGGCCAATCATCGGCTGTTCACTAAGAGCGCCCTGGTCCAAATTGCTGGTCGTGTGGGAAGAAGTATGGAAAGACCCACAGGCGAATTGCTTTTTCTAGCAGAAGGAACCAGCAAAGAAATGACACAAGCCATTAAAGAAATAAAAGAAATGAATCGGGAGGCAGGGTTTTGAGTAATTGTTTGCTATGTGATGAAGAGCTGACTAATCAGCAATCCTTAAGAGATCTCATCCTAATGAAAAAAGAGAATCTCACTATGTGTGACAACTGTAAAAATAAGTTTGAACCAGTTAGTGAAGCTAGTTGCAAGACTTGTTGTAAAAGAAGTTCAGAGACTTCTTGTGAAGATTGCAAAGAGTGGGAACGAAAAGGGAAAAGCGTAAACCATAAAGCACTTTACTGTTATAATGAAGAAATGAAGGAATATTTTCAAAAATACAAATTCCAGGGAGACCAACTGTTAGCATGTCTCTTTGCTGAGGAAATAAAGGTAGCGCTTAAAAAGTATAAAGGATATACCATTGTACCAATTCCTTTAAGTGACGAGAGAAATGAGAAGAGAGGGTTTAATCAGGTGACAGCCATATTAGACAATGCTGGGATTCCTTATCAAAACCTATTGATAAAAAAGAATACAAAAGCTCAATCACAGAAAAATAAAAAGGAAAGATTAAAAACAGAACAAGCTTTTAGACGAAAAGAGTTTGAAAACAAAGACTGGCCAGAGAAAATAATGATAGTGGATGATATCTACACAACAGGAGCAACAATAGAAAGAGCTAAAGAAATATTGAATGTAAATGGGGTGAAAGAAATAACATCTTTTTCATTAGCAAGATAGAATATTCAAAAATATATTTGCAAAAATAAAATGAAAGCGTTATAATATAGATATAAAAAGAAAAAACGTTTAGAAAGAAGGTACTTATATGATTAAATATAGTATCCGTGGTGAAAACCTAGAAGTAACAGAAGCCATTCACGACTATGTCGTTTCTAAACTCGAAAAAATTGAAAAATATTTTCAAGCAGAGCAAGAATTGGATGCACGTGTAAACCTAAAAGTTTATCGTGAAAAAACTGCTAAAGTTGAGGTAACGATTCCACTTGGTTCTATTACACTTCGTGCAGAAGATGTTTCTCAAGATATGTATGGATCTATTGACTTGGTGGTTGATAAGATTGAACGTCAAATTCGAAAGAATAAAACAAAAATTGAAAAGAAAAATCGTAGCAAATCTGCAACCAGCAAAATCTTTACAGACGCTCTGGTTGAGGAAAGTGTTGCTCTTGAAAAAGTTGTCCGCACAAAAACGATTGACATTGAACCAATGGAACTAGATGAAGCTATTCTACAAATGGAACTATTGGGACATGACTTCTTCATCTACAAAGATGTGGAAGATAACACAACAAATGTCATCTATCGTCGTGAAGATGGAGATGTAGGACTTCTTGAAGTCAAAGAAAAATAAGCTAATACAATAAGAAAGCTCCTGTAGAATATACAGGAGCTTTCCAATGTTATAGAAGATAAAGTTTCTAAAAACAAAAAAACATAAAAAATTTAAAAAAATAGAAAAAAGATATTGACAAGTAGTTTTGGTCGTGATATACTAATATAGTTGTCGCGCGAGAGCGACAAAGACCTTTGAAAACTGAACAAGACGAACCAATGTGCAGGGCGCTATAACGGAAGTTATAGTAACTGAACAATAAAAAAACAATAAATCTGTCAGTGACAGAATGAGTTTAAGACAAACAATTATTTTAATGAGAGTTTGATCCTGGCTCAGGATGAACGCTGGCGGCGTGCCTAATACATGCAAGTAGAACGCTGAAGCTTGGTGCTTGCACCGAGCGGATGAGTTGCGAACGGGTGAGTAACGCGTAGGTAACCTGCCTGGTAGCGGGGGATAACTATTGGAAACGATAGCTAATACCGCATAACAGTAGATGTTGCATGACATTTACTTGAAAGGGGCAATTGCTCCACTACCAGATGGACCTGCGTTGTATTAGCTAGTTGGTGAGGTAACGGCTCACCAAGGCGACGATACATAGCCGACCTGAGAGGGTGATCGGCCACACTGGGACTGAGACACGGCCCAGACTCCTACGGGAGGCAGCAGTAGGGAATCTTCGGCAATGGACGGAAGTCTGACCGAGCAACGCCGCGTGAGTGAAGAAGGTTTTCGGATCGTAAAGCTCTGTTGTAAGAGAAGAACGAGTGTGAGAGTGGAAAGTTCACACTGTGACGGTATCTTACCAGAAAGGGACGGCTAACTACGTGCCAGCAGCCGCGGTAATACGTAGGTCCCGAGCGTTATCCGGATTTATTGGGCGTAAAGCGAGCGCAGGCGGTTAGATAAGTCTGAAGTTAAAGGCTGTGGCTTAACCATAGTACGCTTTGGAAACTGTTTAACTTGAGTGCAGAAGGGGAGAGTGGAATTCCATGTGTAGCGGTGAAATGCGTAGATATATGGAGGAACACCGGTGGCGAAAGCGGCTCTCTGGTCTGTAACTGACGCTGAGGCTCGAAAGCGTGGGGAGCAAACAGGATTAGATACCCTGGTAGTCCACGCCGTAAACGATGAGTGCTAGGTGTTGGGTCCTTTCCGGGACTCAGTGCCGCAGCTAACGCATTAAGCACTCCGCCTGGGGAGTACGACCGCAAGGTTGAAACTCAAAGGAATTGACGGGGGCCCGCACAAGCGGTGGAGCATGTGGTTTAATTCGAAGCAACGCGAAGAACCTTACCAGGTCTTGACATCCCTCTGACCGCTCTAGAGATAGAGCTTTCCTTCGGGACAGAGGTGACAGGTGGTGCATGGTTGTCGTCAGCTCGTGTCGTGAGATGTTGGGTTAAGTCCCGCAACGAGCGCAACCCCTATTGTTAGTTGCCATCATTCAGTTGGGCACTCTAGCGAGACTGCCGGTAATAAACCGGAGGAAGGTGGGGATGACGTCAAATCATCATGCCCCTTATGACCTGGGCTACACACGTGCTACAATGGCTGGTACAACGAGTCGCAAGTCGGTGACGGCAAGCTAATCTCTTAAAGCCAGTCTCAGTTCGGATTGTAGGCTGCAACTCGCCTACATGAAGTCGGAATCGCTAGTAATCGCGGATCAGCACGCCGCGGTGAATACGTTCCCGGGCCTTGTACACACCGCCCGTCACACCACGAGAGTTTGTAACACCCGAAGTCGGTGAGGTAACCTTTTAGGAGCCAGCCGCCTAAGGTGGGATAGATGATTGGGGTGAAGTCGTAACAAGGTAGCCGTATCGGAAGGTGCGGCTGGATCACCTCCTTTCTAAGGATAAGGAAACCTGCACGTTCGTCTTGTTTAGTTTTGAGAGGTCTTGTGGGGCCTTAGCTCAGCTGGGAGAGCGCCTGCTTTGCACGCAGGAGGTCAGCGGTTCGATCCCGCTAGGCTCCATTGGTGAGAGATCACCAAGGATGAACATTGAAAATTGAATATCTATATCAAATAGTAACAAGAAAATAAACCGAAAACGCTGTGAATATTTAATGAGTTTTCTAATTTTGAAAAAATTAGGTTAATAAGGTTAAGTTAATAAGGGCGCACGGTGGATGCCTTGGCACTAGGAGCCGAAGAAGGACGTGACAAACGACGAAATGCCTCGGGGAGCTGTAAGTAAGCTTAGATCCGGGGGTGTCCGAATGGGGGAACCCAGCAGGTGATACCTGTTACCCATATCTGTTAAGGATATGAGGAGGAAGACGCAGTGAACTGAAACATCTAAGTAGCTGCAGGAAGAGAAAGCAAAAGCGATTGCCTTAGTAGCGGCGAGCGAAACGGCAGGAGGGCAAACCGAAGAGTTTACTCTTCGGGGTTGTAGGACTGCGATGTGGACTTAAAGATTATAGAAGAACTACCTGGGAAGGTAGGCCAAAGAGAGTAACAGCCTCGTATTTAAAATAGTCTTTATACCTAGCAGTATCCTGAGTACGGCGAGACACGTGGAATCTCGTCGGAATCTGGGAGGACCATCTCCCAACCCTAAATACTCCCTAGTGACCGATAGTGAACCAGTACCGTGAGGGAAAGGTGAAAAGCACCCCGGGAGGGGAGTGAAATAGAACCTGAAACCGTGTGCCTACAACAAGTTCGAGCCCGTTAATGGGTGAGAGCGTGCCTTTTGTAGAATGAACCGGCGAGTTACGATATGATGCGAGGTTAAGTTGAAGAGACGGAGCCGCAGGGAAACCGAGTCTGAATAGGGCGCTTTAGTATTATGTCGTAGACCCGAAACCATGTGACCTACCCATGAGCAGGTTGAAGGTGCGGTAAAACGCACTGGAGGACCGAACCAGGGCACGTTGAAAAGTGCTTGGATGACTTGTGGGTAGCGGAGAAATTCCAAACGAACTTGGAGATAGCTGGTTCTCTCCGAAATAGCTTTAGGGCTAGCGTCGACATTAAGATTCTTGGAGGTAGAGCACTGTTTGGGTGAGGGGTCCATCCCGGATTACCAATCTCAGATAAACTCCGAATGCCAATGAATTATGGTCGGCAGTCAGACTGCGAGTGCTAAGATCCGTAGTCGAAAGGGAAACAGCCCAGACCACCAGCTAAGGTCCCAAAATAATTGTTAAGTGGAAAAGGATGTGGGGTTGCACAGACAACTAGGATGTTAGCTTAGAAGCAGCTATTCATTCAAAGAGTGCGTAATAGCTCACTAGTCGAGTGACCCTGCGCCGAAAATGTACCGGGGCTAAAACAATTTACCGAAGCTGTGGATACCTTTAATGGTATGGTAGGAGAGCGTTCTATGTGTGAAGAAGGTATACCGTGAGGAGTGCTGGAACGCATAGAAGTGAGAATGCCGGTATGAGTAGCGAAAGACAGGTGAGAATCCTGTCCACCGTAAGACTAAGGTTTCCAGGGGAAGGCTCGTCCGCCCTGGGTTAGTCGGGACCTAAGGAGAGACCGAAAGGTGTATCCGATGGACAACAGGTTGATATTCCTGTACTAGAGTATGTAGTGATGGAGGGACGCAGTAGGCTAACTAAAGCGTGCGATTGGAAGTGCACGTCTAAGCAGTGAGGTGTGAATTGAGTTAAATGCTTAGTTCTATAACATTGAGCTGTGATGGGGAGCGAAGTTTAGTAGCGAAGTTAGTGATGTCACACTGCCAAGAAAAGCTTCTAGCGTTTAAACATACTCTACCCGTACCGCAAACCGACACAGGTAGTCGAGGCGAGTAGCCTCAGGTGAGCGAGAGAACTCTCGTTAAGGAACTCGGCAAAATGACCCCGTAACTTCGGGAGAAGGGGTGCTGACTTAGGTCAGCCGCAGTGAATAGGCCCAAGCAACTGTTTATCAAAAACACAGCTCTCTGCTAAATCGTAAGATGATGTATAGGGGGTGACGCCTGCCCGGTGCTGGAAGGTTAAGAGGAGTGCTTAGCGTAAGCGAAGGTATGAATTGAAGCCCCAGTAAACGGCGGCCGTAACTATAACGGTCCTAAGGTAGCGAAATTCCTTGTCGGGTAAGTTCCGACCCGCACGAAAGGCGTAATGATTTGGGCACTGTCTCAACGAGAGACTCGGTGAAATTTTAGTACCTGTGAAGATGCAGGTTACCCGCGACAGGACGGAAAGACCCCATGGAGCTTTACTGCAGTTTGATATTGAGTGTCTGTGCCACATGTACAGGATAGGTAGGAGCCATAGAGATCGGGACGCCAGTTTCGATGGAGGCGATGTTGGGATACTACCCTTGTGTTATGGCCACTCTAACCCGGATAGGTGATCCCTATCGGAGACAGTGTCTGACGGGCAGTTTGACTGGGGCGGTCGCCTCCTAAAAGGTAACGGAGGCGCCCAAAGGTTCCCTCAGAATGGTTGGAAATCATTCGCAGAGTGTAAAGGTATAAGGGAGCTTGACTGCGAGAGCTACAACTCGAGCAGGGACGAAAGTCGGGCTTAGTGATCCGGTGGTTCCGTATGGAAGGGCCATCGCTCAACGGATAAAAGCTACCCTGGGGATAACAGGCTTATCTCCCCCAAGAGTTCACATCGACGGGGAGGTTTGGCACCTCGATGTCGGCTCGTCGCATCCTGGGGCTGTAGTCGGTCCCAAGGGTTGGGCTGTTCGCCCATTAAAGCGGCACGCGAGCTGGGTTCAGAACGTCGTGAGACAGTTCGGTCCCTATCCGTCGCGGGCGTAGGAAATTTGAGAGGATCTGCTCCTAGTACGAGAGGACCAGAGTGGACTTACCGCTGGTGTACCAGTTGTCTCGCCAGAGGCATCGCTGGGTAGCTATGTAGGGAAGGGATAAACGCTGAAAGCATCTAAGTGTGAAACCCACCTCAAGATGAGATTTCCCATAACAATATGTTAGTAAGAGCCCTGAGAGAAGATCAGGTAGATAGGTTAGGAGTGGAAGTTGTGTGAGCAATGGAGCGGACTAATACTAATAGCTCGAGGACTTATCCAAAAAGTAACTGAGGATATTTACAGCTGGTTAGATTTTTGTTAGAATATAGGTATTCAATTTTGAATGTTCATCATTCAGAGTTAAGTGACGATAGCCTAGGAGATACACCTGTACCCATGCCGAACACAGAAGTTAAGCCCTAGAACGCCGGAAGTAGTTGGGGGTTGCCCCCTGTGAGATATGGTAGTCGCTTAGCAAGGTTGAGTCTAGAGGAATCTAGGCTCATTTGGGAGTTTAGCTTAGTTGGAATTGAGAGGAAATCGAAATTCCAATCGGCGGATAAGAGAAACGCAGTTTCTCACCGTTGGCTGAGTTAAACGACCATATGGGAGTTTAGCTCAGCTGGGAGAGCATCTGCCTTACAAGCAGAGGGTCAGCGGTTCGATCCCGTTAACTCCCATAGGTCCCGTAGTGTAGCGGTTATCACGTCGCCCTGTCACGGCGAAGATCGCGGGTTCGATTCCCGTCGGGACCGTAGAAACGTAGTTTCTAGCAGATAATGATACGACTCGTTAGCTCAGTTGGTAGAGCAATTGACTTTTAATCAATGGGTCACTGGTTCGAGCCCAGTACGGGTCATTATAGCGGGTTTGGCGGAATTGGCAGACGCACCAGATTTAGGATCTGGCGCTTTACGGCGTGGGGGTTCAAGTCCCTTAACCCGCATAAAAGAATAATAATGAGCCGGCTTAGCTCAGTTGGTAGAGCATCTGATTTGTAATCAGAGGGTCGCGTGTTCAAGTCATGTAGCCGGCATTTTTTTATATAAAGAAACAGATGCGAACGTAGTTCAGTGGTAGAACACCACCTTGCCAAGGTGGGGGTCGCGGGTTCGAATCCCGTCGTTCGCTTGAGGAGGCCGGGGTGGCGGAACTGGCAGACGCACAGGACTTAAAATCCTGCGATTGGTAACGATCGTACCGGTTCGATTCCGGTCCTCGGCATAGACTTAGGTTGGAGAAGAAGCACCCTTAGCTCAACTGGATAGAGTACCTGACTACGAATCAGGCGGTTAGAGGTTCGACTCCTCTAGGGTGCATGGTCGCAAGACTATGTAAGAATTGAATAAGAACGAGCACCCTTAGCTCAACTGGATAGAGTACCTGACTACGAATCAGGCGGTTAGAGGTTCGACTCCTCTAGGGTGCATAAAGCGTAAGCTTTAGTTCGGGAAGTAGCTCAGCTTGGTAGAGTACTTGGTTTGGGACCAAGGTGTCGCAGGTTCGAATCCTGTCTTCCCGATACTGTAGAAAGGTCGTGTGACCTTTTTTATTTTGTTATAACAAAAAAAGGCCATCAGGCCTTTTTTCATTATAATAGTTGGTATTCGTCAATTAGCATGATGGTTTCTCGTCCTTTGTTATCAACGATTCTGACTTGTCTCGGGTAGTAAGGGTCGAAAGGAATAAGGAAATCAACAGCGATTTCTAAGGGGAAGTCTTTTTGACTGAAGCGCAGGGTTGTTTTTCCTTTGCGATTGATCAGTTCAAATTTTAAAACAGAATTTAAGGGGTAAACATGTTTGAGATAGTTATCAATGACATACCAGAAACTATCGATAATATCATCTGGTAAGCTGGTCATGACTCCAAAACTTGCATAGCGACCTCTTGTATTTGTAAACGCCATAGTGTCTCCCTTCCTATTTTTATTAAGTACATAGTACTTGTTTTACTTGGATATTGCAAGTATTAAGTTCGAAAAAAAGAGCTTTCGCTCTTTCCAACTTTATTTATTTCGCAGTTCAACATAACGGTTGTACCAAATTTTAATGTATTCCTCAGAGAATGGACCTAACTGGTTGTTAATCCAGTCTACAAGGATTTTGACATTTTCTTTTAGGATAAAGTCAATGTCATCTGAATAGTTCATTTTGCGTTTGTGCTGTTCATATTCTTCTACGTCCAGCAGTTTCTTATCACCATCTGGGAAGACTTTGACATCAAGATCATAATCTATATACTTTAGTGCTTCTTGGTCCATATAATATGGACTGGCAAGATTACAATAATAGGATACTTCATTATCTCGTATCATAGCGATGATATTGAACCAGTACTTCTTATGAAAGTAGACAATCGCTGGCTCTCTTGTAATCCATCTTCTACCATCGCTCTCTGTGACGAGAGTATGATCATTGACGCCGATAAGTGCGTTTTCCGTAGTTTTTAGTACCATGGTGTCCCGCCAAGTTCGGTGGAGACTTCCATCATGTTTATAACTTTGAATTGTAATAAAGTCGCCTTCTTTAGGTAGTTTCATAACTTACCAACTTTCTACAATCTAAGTACATCCTCTATATTGTATCATATTTTCATGAAAATAAGGGATTTTTATGTATTTTTATTTAAAGGAATTCTCGAAGAGCTGTAGAAATGTCTGAGTAGTCATACCCTTTGCGAGCAAGAGCTTGGGTGAGGCGTTGTTTGAGTTCGTAGCCCTCATATTTGCGTGAGTATTTCTGATGCTGTTTTTCTAGTTCCTTCATAATCAGGTCGAGAGTTTGTTCTTCATCTTGCTCGATGTCTAATTGGTGATAGGCGTGCTTAGCAACTTCATAACTAAAGCCTTTATTGATGAGAGTTTGTGTGATTTTATCTTTTAAGGCTCTTGGTGGAAGTTTTTTAACGTATTGCTTAGCTAGTTTTTGGGAAGTTCGTTGAGCTACTTCGGAAAAATCAAATTCTGAGGTGACCTGATCAATATAGTGGGAAGAGACACCTTTTTGAATGAGCTTTTGTTTGAGGAGATAGGGTCCCTTGTCACCTGAGAGGTGATTGGATTGAAAGATGGCACGAGTATAGGCCAAGTCATCGATCCATTTGTCTTCTTTTAGGGTGTTCATGA
Protein-coding sequences here:
- a CDS encoding bifunctional Cof-type HAD-IIB family hydrolase/peptidylprolyl isomerase, which codes for MDAKTRYKAKKIKIVFFDIDDTLRNVETGYVPASVTRVFSQLREKGIYTAIASGRGIFGVPEEIKALQPDFYVTLNGSYVIDRKENVIYEERLPNPLVQDFIAWAKQVGIHYGLVGSHQATLSARTEEMSRAIDPIYPNLPVDPDFATKHPIYQMWTFETGKTFDILPEALGQELRLVRWHPISSDVVLDQQSKAHGVSKVVEKLGLKPENVLTFGDGLNDIELFDYAGLAIAMGNAQDALKAKADYVTKTLEEDGILHALEELKMVEKELHLPQTKMDQETGPIATIHTNYGDLKIRLFPDQAPKTVANFIALAKDGYYNGVIFHRIIKDFMIQGGDPTGTGMGGESIYGESFEDEFSEELYNIRGALSMANAGPNTNGSQFFIVQNQHLPYSKKEIARGGWPEAIAEIYAEEGGTPHLDRRHTVFGQLMDEASYQVLDTIAAVETGAMDKPKEDVVMESIDIEGKA
- a CDS encoding S1 RNA-binding domain-containing protein; protein product: MRIGDKLKGVVTGLQPYGAFVELETGVTGLIHISEIRSGYIDNIHDILKIGDQVCTQVIDIDEYSEKASLSLRTLEAGNRKQFRHHRFSNDRHKIGFTPLAKQLPIWIKESKEFLSDTSQGK
- the cysK gene encoding cysteine synthase A; its protein translation is MPIYQNITELIGKTPIVKLNHLVPEGAADVYVKLEAFNPGSSVKDRIALSMIEKAERDGLLQPGSTIVEATSGNTGIGLSWVGAAKGYKVVIVMPETMSVERRKIIQAYGAELVLTPGSEGMKGAIAKAEEIAAERNGFLPLQFNNSANPEVHEATTGQEILEAFGPNGLDAYVSGVGTGGTISGVSHALKKVNPAVQVYAVEADESAILSGEKPGPHKIQGLSAGFIPETLDTNSYDGVIRVTSDQALELGRYIGGKEGFLVGISSAAAIYAAIEVAKELGAGKKVLALAPDNGERYLSTTLYDFDQE
- a CDS encoding YigZ family protein, with the protein product MEYKTFKEDGLVQEEIKKSRFLCHVKRVYSEEEARDFIAAIKKEHYKATHNCSAFVIGEQFEIKRTSDDGEPSGTAGVPMLGVLENHGLTNVCCVVTRYFGGIKLGAGGLIRAYAGSVAQAVKEIGLVEIKEQVGLGITLTYPQYQEFANFLSAHQLAEFQTDFTDAVFSLVYVDKEHKEDVIADLIDFYHGKIEISDQGLKEVEIPIQL
- a CDS encoding DEAD/DEAH box helicase; the protein is MKLEDCYGRLFTQDQLEDDLLEQAQQLPAMVKEKTALICNRCGTQIDKARWKLQIGSYYCRACIQLGRVRSDQALYYFPQQAFPQEEVLRWQGTLTPFQSRVSQELVQSLTESKPMMVHAVTGAGKTEMMYQVVAEMIKKGRCVCIATPRIDVCIELYKRMTLDFSCPISLLHGDSDPYFRTPLVISTTHQLLKFYQAFDLLIIDEVDAFPFVNNPVLYHAVSNAVTKNGKLIYLTATSTEELDKKVKKQEIKRVSLPRRFHGNPLVVPKKVWLKDLRKKIEKKQVPTKLLKLIKEQRKTSFPLILFVSEIELGDKILSLLRRDFKNEIIELVTSKTDNRLELVEKFRNQEITILVSTTILERGVTFPKVDVFVIEANHRLFTKSALVQIAGRVGRSMERPTGELLFLAEGTSKEMTQAIKEIKEMNREAGF
- a CDS encoding ComF family protein produces the protein MKKENLTMCDNCKNKFEPVSEASCKTCCKRSSETSCEDCKEWERKGKSVNHKALYCYNEEMKEYFQKYKFQGDQLLACLFAEEIKVALKKYKGYTIVPIPLSDERNEKRGFNQVTAILDNAGIPYQNLLIKKNTKAQSQKNKKERLKTEQAFRRKEFENKDWPEKIMIVDDIYTTGATIERAKEILNVNGVKEITSFSLAR